Part of the Rhizoctonia solani chromosome 2, complete sequence genome is shown below.
AATAGTCTGGAATTGGAAGCTGGGAAAGTTACTCCTGAGAACTGGATCCAGCATAGGGGTTGGCGATTTCGTTTTTCTGGATAACCTGAATTTCGTGGTCTTATCAATTAAACCGGATCAAGGTTACCTACGATTGATCACCCTCTTGATTTATTCCTTATCTTCGTACCCCTCCGATACCACGCCATCCGGTGCTTATGCTCGTGCTTCACAAAGTGACTGTGCCCAGCCAATTCTTGAGTTGGACTTCCCTCGGGTGGAGGGCCACACTCAAGTTTTATATGATTACCTCTTTGAATCGGATCCTTCTCCTGGACGAGCAATCCACATACCATCAGTTGGTATTGTTCAACGTACTGTGCCCACGCTTGGTATAGGTATGACCCTCCGACCGATAGGGGTCCGTGCTAACCCCATGTTTCTTCGAATCTTTATCGATACACGGCACCTTAGCCGTTTTCTTTCTGACCGACCCAAAACGAATAACACAGTCAATGTACCTTGGGATAAATGGGGCCCGGAGGCTAGCCGATGGTTCTGGTGCGATGACGACGTAACTCATGGGATGCGGTGGACCTCTGGTTCTCGATTCGTTAGCGTGCGTAGGAATTCCGAGTCGGCGCTTGATGATCTCTCAGTCTTTGATTTTGATCCTCAATCGACTGCAAGGCATGCTGAAAAACCAGGTGCCCATTCTGGAATCCGTTCATACATGGAAATGATTAGATCCATCGTATCGGAAGGAAAAGGTCTATCCATGGCGCGGAAGATTTCTGACTTTTGGGGGTCCGACTTGCCTTTGTTGATGGAAACTATAGACGATAGTATGCCAACTGTTATCAAGGAAAGCTTCGAGTATCCA
Proteins encoded:
- a CDS encoding DNA repair and recombination protein pif1 codes for the protein MASCFESISNEVIVKILHCCRYKEVLRFAMTCKRHNNVVANSASLRLQVELEASNLEMISGSHRGGAGYVKILEELQSYQKAWLNLKLKEPTFQAIRGDILKWEHREAYCAASYSTNSYSSSNADSIQVGHLDSLDPPKSVTMPSDFEDFTVDPGQDLVALLRISSRARKLLEIKLCSIATGLAHPLALDNLLIEVDFELPSARVSAFTLDIMGDRLAIKISHPAIHRYEIIVWNWKLGKLLLRTGSSIGVGDFVFLDNLNFVVLSIKPDQGYLRLITLLIYSLSSYPSDTTPSGAYARASQSDCAQPILELDFPRVEGHTQVLYDYLFESDPSPGRAIHIPSVGIVQRTVPTLGIGMTLRPIGVRANPMFLRIFIDTRHLSRFLSDRPKTNNTVNVPWDKWGPEASRWFWCDDDVTHGMRWTSGSRFVSVRRNSESALDDLSVFDFDPQSTARHAEKPGAHSGIRSYMEMIRSIVSEGKGLSMARKISDFWGSDLPLLMETIDDSMPTVIKESFEYPVESRLPYRFITRPRFVPKHMDWLIDGSHIIAIDDKSEKMLVYKLQI